DNA sequence from the Syntrophorhabdaceae bacterium genome:
TAACGCCGACGAGGGCGATCCCGGGGCGTTCATGGACAGGAGCGTGCTCGAAGGCGATCCGCACAGCGTGATTGAGGCCATGGCCATTGCCGCTTACGCTATCGGCGCCCACCAGGGTTTCATCTATGTGCGCGCTGAATACCCGCTGGCCATCGAGCGGCTTAACTGGGCCATAGGTCAGGCCCGGGATTACAAATTTCTGGGAAAGAATATTCTCGACACAGGTTTCGATTTCGATCTCGACATCAGGATCGGCGCGGGCGCCTTTGTCTGCGGCGAAGAGACAGCGCTCATGAGGTCCATAGAAGGAAAAAGGGGCGAACCCAGGCCTCGGCCACCATTTCCGGCTATAAAGGGTCTTTTTGATGTGCCCACCTTGCTCAATAACGTGGAAACCTACGCAAACATACCTGCGATTATCGTAAAAGGTGCAGACTGGTATGCCCAGTACGGAACGGAAAAAAGCAAGGGAACCAAGGTGTTTGCGCTCGCCGGAGCGGTCAACAACACGGGTCTCGTGGAAGTGCCCATGGGGACCCCGCTCGGGGATATTGTTTTCAATATCGGAGGCGGCATCAAAGGCGGCAAGAAATACAAGGCAGCACAGCTCGGCGGACCATCCGGAGGCTGTATCCCTATTGAGCACTTAAACGTGCCCGTCGATTATGAATCGATTATCGAGCTCGGGGCCATAGTAGGATCTGGCGGTCTCATCGTGGCCGACGAAGATACCTGCATGGTTGATTTTGCCCGGTTCTTTCTCGATTTTATCCAGCACGAATCCTGCGGCAAATGTCCCCCCTGCCGCATCGGCACCAAGAGGATGCTGGAAATCTTAAAGCGTATCACCCAGGGCAAGGGGAAAGTTCAAGACATCGATGACTTGATTGAGCTCTCAACACGCATCAAAGACGCGGCTCTCTGCGGTCTCGGTCAGACGGCCCCGAACCCGGTGCTCTCCACACTCAGGTTCTTCAAACAGGAATACCTGGAGCACATCGAGGACAAAAGGTGTAACGCAGGCGTGTGCAGCTCGCTTTTCGACGCACCGTGCCAGAATGCCTGTCCTACGGACCAGAACGCATGGGGATACGTTACGCTCATGAGCGAAGGAAAATTCAAGGAAGCCATAGCGCTCATCAAAGAGGCCAATCCATTCCCCGCTGTTTTGGGACGTGTTTGTGTGCGTCCCTGTGAGACCAAATGCCGGCGCGCTCAGATCGACGAGCCCGTCTCCATCTGCGCACTGAAAAGGTTTGCCGCGGACCTGGACATGGGTGGGTTCCCTTCATACCGGCCCCAGCCTGAAAAGCCGAAAGACAAGAAAGTGGCCGTCATCGGCGCGGGACCTGCGGGTCTTGCAGGCGCCTATTTCCTGGCACTTAAGGGTTACAAGGTAACCGTGTTCGAAGCCCTGCCCGTGGCGGGCGGCATGCTTGCCGTTGGAATCCCTGATTACCGTTTGCCCAAGGAAATACTCAACACAGAAATAAAATCGATCACCGATCTCGGTGTAGAGATCAAATACAATATGGCGCTCGGGAAAGAAATGAGCACAAAGAAGCTTTTTGCCGACGGTTACAGCGCCATTCTCATGGCAACCGGCGCGCACAACGGTCAGAAGCTCAACATGCCGGGCGAGAAAACAAAGGGTGTTGTGGACGGCGTTACATTCCTGCGCTCTGTCAACCTCAAGAAGACCCTGAAGGTGGAAGGAAAGGTGGTCGTGATTGGCGGCGGCAATGTGGCCATTGATGCGGCGAGATCGGCCTTGAGACTCGGGGCCGACGAGGTCTCTATTCTCTATCGAAGAGAGAAAGACGACATGCCTGCATATAGAGAAGAGATTGAAGAAGCAGAGAAAGAGGGTGTAAAAATCCATACCCTCGTTAACCCAAAAAAGATCGCCACCAAGGCGCGAAGACTAGCCGGCGTGGAATGCTTTCGCATGGCGCTTGGAAAATTCGACCGGGGTGGGCGTCGCACACCTGAACCTATAAAGGGCTCCGAATTTTTGGTCGAGGCCGACATGGTGATCGCGGCCATCGGTCAAGCCCCTGACCTCTCCTATCTCAACGGCGACGGGGTCAAGACGACGAAAAGCGGCACTATCGACGTGAACAAAAAGACCCTTGCGACAGATGCAAAGGGAATCTTCGCGGCGGGCGACAACGTACGGGGTCCGGCGACAGCCGTAGAGGCCGTTGCAGACGGCAAGAACGCAGCGATGGCTATCGATAAATACCTGGGCGGCGATGGAAAGCTCATGAACGCATACCGCGATCAGCTCATCAGCATGACCGTGACCTACGATGAAGCCGAGTACCAGAAGGAACGCAAAAGGGTACCCATGCCCCATCTTCCCGTGGGAAAGAGGGCGAAGAACTTCAATGAGGTAGTGCTCGGTTACCAGGCAAATGCCGCGGTGGAAGAGGCAAAGAGGTGCCTGCACTGCTACATGCGTGAGAGCGAATGATAATAATACGTGACAAGGAGCGTGAAACGTTATGATAAGTTTAACTATCGACGGTCGTAAGGTTGAGGTTGCGGAAGGGGCCACAATTCTGGACGCTGCGCGAGAGGCCAAGGTCCACATACCCACACTCTGTTATCTGCCGGAAGTCCAGGCCATCGGGGCCTGC
Encoded proteins:
- the nuoF gene encoding NADH-quinone oxidoreductase subunit NuoF, producing MEVTRAHVLVCAGAACVSSGCREIRDAIVHRVKEKGLQDEVKIIETGCIGSCDLGPLALIYPEGVLYQKLKPEDAEEIVSEHLLKGRIVERLLYKEPVSAKTISSLKEMDFFKDQVKIVLRNCGIINPLNIEEYIARDGYFGLAKVLTEMTPEQVVNEVLKSGLRGRGGGGFPTGLKWRFTQQAAGDVKYVVCNADEGDPGAFMDRSVLEGDPHSVIEAMAIAAYAIGAHQGFIYVRAEYPLAIERLNWAIGQARDYKFLGKNILDTGFDFDLDIRIGAGAFVCGEETALMRSIEGKRGEPRPRPPFPAIKGLFDVPTLLNNVETYANIPAIIVKGADWYAQYGTEKSKGTKVFALAGAVNNTGLVEVPMGTPLGDIVFNIGGGIKGGKKYKAAQLGGPSGGCIPIEHLNVPVDYESIIELGAIVGSGGLIVADEDTCMVDFARFFLDFIQHESCGKCPPCRIGTKRMLEILKRITQGKGKVQDIDDLIELSTRIKDAALCGLGQTAPNPVLSTLRFFKQEYLEHIEDKRCNAGVCSSLFDAPCQNACPTDQNAWGYVTLMSEGKFKEAIALIKEANPFPAVLGRVCVRPCETKCRRAQIDEPVSICALKRFAADLDMGGFPSYRPQPEKPKDKKVAVIGAGPAGLAGAYFLALKGYKVTVFEALPVAGGMLAVGIPDYRLPKEILNTEIKSITDLGVEIKYNMALGKEMSTKKLFADGYSAILMATGAHNGQKLNMPGEKTKGVVDGVTFLRSVNLKKTLKVEGKVVVIGGGNVAIDAARSALRLGADEVSILYRREKDDMPAYREEIEEAEKEGVKIHTLVNPKKIATKARRLAGVECFRMALGKFDRGGRRTPEPIKGSEFLVEADMVIAAIGQAPDLSYLNGDGVKTTKSGTIDVNKKTLATDAKGIFAAGDNVRGPATAVEAVADGKNAAMAIDKYLGGDGKLMNAYRDQLISMTVTYDEAEYQKERKRVPMPHLPVGKRAKNFNEVVLGYQANAAVEEAKRCLHCYMRESE